The Onychomys torridus chromosome 9, mOncTor1.1, whole genome shotgun sequence genomic sequence GTGGAAAGGTTGGATGGGTCATAGAAGGGTCTGTGGTTTGGCAGATTTGTAGGGAGAGTCCAACAAATGCTGATATGTGTGGCTAGACTAAGCCAGGACACTGAATATGGGACCTGGAATAGACACGGCATTTTGGAGAAAGGGTGTGGATAGGGAGATCAGGAAGACTCACTAGGCTAGCccctggaggaagagagggggaggggagggggaaagagaagcAGGGGGAAGGGGAGGTAGGAGTTCTGAATGGGTGGAGAGGTTGGATGCATTGCAGAAGGAACCTGTTTGTGGTGGCAGGTAGGGTGGGACCTGGCTGAAACCAAGAGGATGGCTGATGCATAGAAGGAGTTGGTCAGACTGTACCTGGGTAGTTATGTGGGACCTGGGCTTTATCTGGTAGGTCTGGAAGAAGGCATTGATGGAAAGGTCATGGAGAATCACTGGGCTAGAGCCTAGAAGAGGAGGTAGCATATGGAATCTTAAACctcattttctctcctctgtgTTGTTTAAATtatattagctgggcagtggtggcataagcctttaataccagcactcagaaggcagaggcaggtagatctctgtgagttcaaggtcaacctggtctacagagtgagatccaggacagccaggactacatggtgagaccttgtctcagaaaaccaaatatATTCTCAtgtttataggtgaattaagagAGATGCTGAGATATCAGTTTAACTTTTGCCAGAAAATTTTCTGAGTTGTTGAAACCAGTGTTCTCCAAGATTAACTATaactaaggaagaaaagaagaaatatgttCATTTACACATTTATCTTAATTTCAAGAAATTTTTTCAAAAAGGTTTCACAAGATTATTGATATATACTATTTTGACTGACCAGTGGTTTATAAttgtgaatataaatatatagattatCTTAACAACAATGTTATTGGGGTGTTCAGTTAAACAACAAATAGAACACTGTTTTGGATGCCCTGCCTCATAGCTGGACTGTGTTTATACTCTCTTGAAGAGGAGTCAGGAAATATAATTTCTTAATCTGTAATCTTCACAGACTAGAAGAGAATGACCTCAGCCAGAAATAGCTCCCACTCTGTCAGTCACTTCATCCTCTTAGGCTTCCCTTGCCGCAGAGAAATACAGATCTTCCTTTTCTCCATATTCTTCATGGTTTACGTTTTCACTTTGCTTGGAAATATGGCCATCGTATATGCAGTGCACTGGGATCAGCGGCTCCATACTCCCATGTACATTCTGCTAGCCAACTTTGCCTTCCTAGAGATATGCTACATCAACTCTGACATGCCAAACATGCTGGTCAACTTCCTCTCCACAACCAAAACCATCTCCTTCACTCGATGCTTACTCCAGTTGTACTTCTTCTTCTCCCTGGGGACAACTGAATGTTTATTTCTCTCTATCATGGCCTATGACAGGTTCCTAGCAATCTGCCGCCCACTGCACTACCCCACTGTCATGACCACGAGGTTCTGTGGCAGCCTGATCATATTTTGCTGGGTCTATGGGTTCCTCTGGTTTCTGATCCCAGTGATGCTCATCACTCAGCTGCCATTTTGTGGCCCAAATGTGATTGATGACTTTCTTTGTGACCTCGGTCCCTTGTTGGATCTAGCTTCAGCCTGTGTCCCAATCCCAGGCACTGTTCTCATCTGCGGCACTATGAGCTCCCTCCTCATCTTTGCTACATTTTTCTACATTATTGGTTCATATACCTTAGTGCTGAGGGCTGTGATACAGATGCCCTCAGCTGCAGGCTCAAAGAAGGCTTTCTCTACCTGTTCATCACACCTGGCtgttgta encodes the following:
- the LOC118591505 gene encoding olfactory receptor 11H6-like is translated as MTSARNSSHSVSHFILLGFPCRREIQIFLFSIFFMVYVFTLLGNMAIVYAVHWDQRLHTPMYILLANFAFLEICYINSDMPNMLVNFLSTTKTISFTRCLLQLYFFFSLGTTECLFLSIMAYDRFLAICRPLHYPTVMTTRFCGSLIIFCWVYGFLWFLIPVMLITQLPFCGPNVIDDFLCDLGPLLDLASACVPIPGTVLICGTMSSLLIFATFFYIIGSYTLVLRAVIQMPSAAGSKKAFSTCSSHLAVVALFYGSVMITYVSPGSGQAKDMQKFTTLFYSVLTPFFNPMIYSLRNKEMKEALKKVIGGS